From Vicia villosa cultivar HV-30 ecotype Madison, WI unplaced genomic scaffold, Vvil1.0 ctg.001810F_1_1, whole genome shotgun sequence:
AATAATCTCATTCCGCAAAATCCACATGCAACAACATGTAGCCATCCAAACCAAACCCTCCTTCCCATCCCTCACCTTGGCGCCATGACAAAAGGAACTCCAAAATAAGTAGCTCTCTTTGAAGCACTGGAAATCAAAATACTTAAAACCTATCCAATCTCCAATCTCCCTCCAAATGAGACTAGCGACATTGCACTCCAACAAAGAATGATGCAAGGACTCCATGTAACTACCGCAAAAAGCGCACTTGCGATCATCGGTAGGAATAGGAACTCCCCTTAAGAGAAGAAGATCAATAGTAGGAAGCCTATTGATACAACATCTCCAAGCAAACACTTTAACCTTAGTCGGAATATCGCCCATCCATAGTAACTTGAAAACAGAATCAAATTTGTTAACCAGCACTTCCTCAGTCCAAGCATGGATAATTATGACTGTAAAGGACAATCAAACTTCCTTCTTgatgaagaagaaataaggagaCCATGTATTTAGAGAAAGGAAAAATTGAGACTATAACACCTCCTCATTTAACTTGAATAAATCCAAAAAGTTTTCATCCAAAGAGCTAATGAGAACATAATCACCACCAAAATTTGAGGGCTTAAACATAGGAAATCAGAGACAATAAAGTTGTCTAACACCTCTTCGAGAGAAACATTTGGTTTCAATGTGCCCACAAAAGAAGGTGAAAGTCATAAAATGTTTGAATCAGCTTATACATACACCAACTTGTGGAACTACCATGATACTCAGCTAGAAATTTTGAACCACATGTGTAGGAGTCTTTAAAGTTTAAACAACACATCCTTGAAGGAAACCTTCCTTGCAAGTTGCAACTAAAGCATGATTAAGTTGTTAAGGACCATGATTTTCATACTTCCTAATAGCCACCACTTGTAGCAGCAGAGTGAGATCTAGTCGAATATGTTGTTAATGAAAAGTCCGGAAGGAAAGGTTCACATATGGATCTTGCGTACGAGGTGAAttggttttgtttttgctttggaAGCTGTATTGTTATGGTAGCCTGGTAGGAATTAGTCTGTCACAATACTGCGCAATAATTTAAGCAAGAAACAGTTATTGTTGTTAAGTTAGGGCAATATTTAGGTTAACTTGGTGATCAAGCAACACTTGATAACTTGAGTATATAGTAAATTGTTTCCAGTTTATATTACTCATGTAATGTAATCacccaaataaataaataaaattgcatTGAAATACTTTAACATAAACTGaaattttattaaagaaaaaatagagaataattcTCATGAATACAAACAATCACAACACTCATGTTCATGTTATTGAAATAAAAAGTAACTAAAACCATAATCTTCTAttattaattttcgttttctttaaCAATCTTGAGTCTCAACACCAACTTATTAATTTTCTTTAACAATCTTGAATCTCAGCACCAATATCCATCACTGTTTCATCAATGCCGCTAACATGACCGGTAATTGGCTTCGTTGAAGCTTGTTCCTTGATCTTCTCGTTAACAATATTTTCGTGAAGCTTCAGCCTTTTCCTTTCACCATGATCGTTATCAATAGTATTGATATCACTATTCCTATTGCTGCATTTATGCGATCTTGGTGGCAAATATTTTGATAAGTCAATATTGCGAGGAGATGAAATTGGTGGCGGAGGAATAGCCTTGTTATCTTTTTTGTGTACTCTCATGTGTCCATTCAAAGCCTTTTTGGACGGAAAATCTTTACTGCAAACATGACATACATGTTTCTCTTTTTCAGAATTGTCATTCTCACTTTGATTCCCTCTTAAAGGTTGTGTGTGTTTATCATCATGGCACCAAGATGGATATTGAAAAGAACAATATGGAATACttttcttcctcatcttgttgtGTGGAGTGTTAGGATGAATGAAGAATGAGCATTTATAGCAATTATGTGAAAATTTATTTCACGTCAAACAAATCTAGATTTGTTTTTCTGTTGAGCAAATATTCTAGTGTTTAAAcatatataatttgatttgatttacttTTGAAA
This genomic window contains:
- the LOC131636697 gene encoding zinc finger protein ZAT10-like translates to MRKKSIPYCSFQYPSWCHDDKHTQPLRGNQSENDNSEKEKHVCHVCSKDFPSKKALNGHMRVHKKDNKAIPPPPISSPRNIDLSKYLPPRSHKCSNRNSDINTIDNDHGERKRLKLHENIVNEKIKEQASTKPITGHVSGIDETVMDIGAEIQDC